A portion of the Cervus canadensis isolate Bull #8, Minnesota chromosome 26, ASM1932006v1, whole genome shotgun sequence genome contains these proteins:
- the LOC122428199 gene encoding skin secretory protein xP2-like, producing the protein MPRRGSCPAPTAARPSSSSPAQRVGTRPLCAALSSPQPTPADPALLGRQAAPGAGVRGSEGSSRAGRRGWARGRGSPGTASPEDECAAPVPLRLRGGPRKSRRRPEADKDGSHFPGKDHLSPSSKSMGSCFWTEPS; encoded by the exons aTGCCTCGGCGGGGCTCCTGCCCTGCCCCGACGGCCGCGCGTCCGTCCTCCAGCTCCCCAGCCCAGCGCGTCGGAACCCGCCCGCTGTGCgctgctctgtcgtcccctcagCCGACGCCGGCTGACCCAGCCCTGCTCGGGCGACAGGCGGCTCCCGGAGCTGGGGTGCGGGGGAGCGAGGGGTCGTCCAGAGCCGGCCGGAGAGGGTGGGCACGGGGGCGTGGCAGCCCTGGAACCGCGAGCCCCGAGGATGAGTGCGCGGCTCCGGTGCCGCTGCGTCTGCGTGGCGGCCCGCGGAAGTCTAG GAGACGCCCAGAAGCGGATAAAGACGGGAGCCACTTCCCAGGAAAAGatcatctctctccctcctccaaaAGCATGGGGAGCTGCTTCTGGACTGAGCCGAGCTGA